In one Diprion similis isolate iyDipSimi1 chromosome 6, iyDipSimi1.1, whole genome shotgun sequence genomic region, the following are encoded:
- the LOC124407634 gene encoding peptidyl-prolyl cis-trans isomerase-like 1 — MALANISGIPDKHWQPHIVALETTMGEILIELYWKHAPITCRNFAELVRRGYYNGTKFHRIIRDFMIQGGDPTGTGKGGMSIYGECFDDEIHDDLKHTGAGILSMANSGPDSNGSQFFITLAPTQWLDGKHTIFGRICSGMTIVKRIGLVETDKNDRPIDDVKIIKGSVKNA; from the exons ATGGCATTGGCAAATATATCCGGAATTCCAGATAAACACTGGCAACCTCATATCGTCGCCTTGGAAACTAC TATGGGAGAGATATTGATCGAGTTATATTGGAAACATGCTCCCATAACGTGTAGAAACTTTGCAGAACTCGTAAGACGGGGCTACTACAACGGTACCAAGTTTCACAGGATAATACGTGACTTTATGATCCAAG GAGGCGACCCTACTGGTACCGGGAAAGGCGGAATGTCGATATATGGAGAATGTTTTGACGACGAAATTCACGATGACTTGAAACACACCG gTGCAGGTATACTATCAATGGCAAATTCAGGACCCGACTCAAATGGATCTCAGTTCTTTATAACGTTAGCCCCAACGCAGTGGCTGGATGGAAAACATACGATTTTTG GAAGAATTTGCTCGGGTATGACGATAGTAAAGAGAATCGGACTTgttgaaacagacaaaaatgATCGTCCGATTGACGATGTTAAGATTATCAAGGGTTCGGTAAAGAATGCATAA